From Bacteroidales bacterium, one genomic window encodes:
- a CDS encoding type II toxin-antitoxin system HicA family toxin, producing MGKVQNVDLKDFRSFLTEKGLKVIRTGGGHEVWSRKDLKRPVVLQSHISPVPEFIILNNLRTIGSTKKELLDFLE from the coding sequence ATGGGAAAGGTCCAAAACGTTGATCTTAAGGATTTCAGATCTTTTTTGACTGAAAAAGGTCTGAAAGTTATACGCACAGGTGGCGGACACGAAGTCTGGTCAAGAAAGGATCTCAAGCGTCCCGTTGTTTTGCAATCCCATATTTCACCTGTTCCGGAATTCATCATATTGAATAATTTAAGGACTATTGGTTCTACAAAGAAGGAACTATTGGATTTCTTGGAATAG
- a CDS encoding WbuC family cupin fold metalloprotein: protein MNHNFHESPESKSQRLLNAMEPDTIMPIHRHLQSDETQILLRGKIEVTAYNDKKEVTERYILGSATGNYGVNIPKGQKFPYLYPTK from the coding sequence ATGAATCACAACTTTCATGAATCGCCGGAGTCCAAGTCTCAGCGGCTTCTTAACGCTATGGAGCCCGATACTATTATGCCTATTCACAGGCACTTGCAGTCGGATGAAACGCAGATTTTGTTGCGCGGGAAGATTGAGGTGACCGCGTATAATGACAAGAAGGAAGTTACGGAGAGGTATATATTGGGCTCAGCGACAGGTAATTATGGTGTTAATATTCCTAAGGGGCAGAAATTTCCTTACCTTTACCCCACAAAATGA